The Sulfurihydrogenibium sp. genome includes the window CGTTGGTCCCAAGCTTTGCTTTACTACTAACGATCGCTGTTGGATGTATTTCTACCATTAAATTCCTTTATGTAAGCAATGCTTTTAAAACTTCCTTAGACTGTACGCCAACTTTTGTATCAACTACTCTTCCGTTTTTGAATACCATGATCGTTGGAATAGCTCTGATGCCGTATCTCATTGCAAGGTTAGGATTTTCATCTGTATTTACTTTTACAACCTTTGCCTTTCCTTCTAATTCTACTGCAAGCTCTTCTACGATTGGAGCTATTAATCTACATGGACCGCACCATGGAGCCCAAAAGTCTACTAATACAGGTAAGTCTGAGTTTAATACTTCTTGTTCAAAATTTGATTCGTTCACGGATATAACTTTGCCTGCCATACTTTTAATCCTCCTGTGTTAAATTTTTGTATAAATCTAATACTCTTTTATCCTTAATATAATAACATACAATTGAACCTTCTCGCTTGTATCCAAGTATTCCTCTGTTTCTCAATACTGAAAGATGTTGAGATACGTTTGGTTGTGGCAAATCTAAAGCTTCCCATATATGTTTGACGCATTTTTTTCCGCTTGCAAGAAACCCGATAATTTTAAGTCTTGCCGGATGAGCTAAAGCTTTGAGAAGTTCAGCTGTATCTTCTAAAAATTGTTCATCTTGCCATTTTTCAAGCTCTTTTGTTCCTTCCTTTAATTCCATAAAAATCACCTGCGATTTAGAATATTAGAATATATTATAAATATATTTTTTTATATATGCAATAGAAATGTAGAGACTACTTGCAAAAATCAACATCATCATTATGAAGCCATGCTAAAAGTCTCAATTCTTTTACCTTTCATTTATTTATTGTATAGACAATTCATGAATTGCCTCTACTTTCTTGGTTTTTAAAAAAGAGACCCTTCACTTTGTTCAAGATGACAAGGAAAGTAAAAATGTCATTCTGAGCGTTAGCGAAGAATCTCTTTTTTCTCTCACTTATTCATTTTTTTTAAAAGAAGCGATCCTTCGGACTAAAGTCCTCAGGATGATCGTTGAAGGTAAAGTTGTATTTACATTTCCACTATGCTACTTTTTCAATGATTGCTTTTGTTGAAATTACGTGTTTGTGTAAGCCAAGCTCTTTTGGTTTTAAGCCTATTGCTAAACCTATAAGCTGTGGTAAGTGTAAAACCGGCATTCCAATACTTACTCCGATTTTTTCTTCTGCTTCCGGCTGCATAGCATCAAGCTGAGTATGGCACAATGGACAAGGTGTTACCATAAAGTCAGCTTTTTCTTTTTTTGCTGCTTGTGTATCCATTGCTGTTAATCTTAATGTAACTTTGTCTTCTGCAGACCAAAAAGAATGGAATCCACAGCAAGCAAGTCTTGCATCATGATCTACAGGTGTTCCACCAAGAGCTTCTATCAATCTTTCTATAGAAGTTGGGTTGTCTGGATCTTCGTATCCTGTTAAGTAAGGTGGTCTTATGATGTGGCAACCATAGAAAGGAGCTATTTTAAACTCTTTTAATGGTCTTACCACCATTTCTTTAATTTTATCAAGACCAACCGCATCTATTACTTCCCATAAAAAGTGAGTAACTTCTATTGTTCCTTTATATTCTAATCCGGATTCTTTTAAAACTTCATTAACTGCAGCTCTAACTTCTGGGTCATGGTCTAATTTGAATTTTGCTTCTCTAAGCATTAATGTACAAGTATTACAGATTGTTAACATATCAAGCCCAAGCTCTTCTGCCAATGCTAAGTTTCTTGCATTTATAACAAGAGATAAAAATTCATCTTTCTCTTGAACGGCACCTGCTCCACAGCAAGTAGCAGCTTCAAGCTCTATTAATTCCATTCCAAGCTTTTCTGCAACAAGCTTTGTTGAATCATAAAGCTCAGGAGCTACGCCCTTAGCTGAACATCCTGTATAAAATGCATATTTCATGATTGTACCTCCTTCTTCTTGCTTTTTCTCTTGTCTTCATAAACAGTATGCACGTCCGGAATAATTTTTATTTTAACTTTATCTTTCATCTCTCTTGCTTTATCCATGATCTTTTGAACTTCTTCATGTCTTTTTACTTTATGACCACCGAAGAAGTCTGCAATGTTAACTTTACCTTTAAAGAACATTCTAAGACCAAATGGAATTCTTTTTGCAGCACCAAGCAATCCTTCTTGTCTCATTGGAAGAAGCATTTCGTTTAAAAGACCCCTGTTGTATATATCATTTTCAAAAATCTCAGCGTGTATTTCTCCAGGTGATTTAAAGCCCTCTTCTGCAGCAATGATTCTTGTTCTTATGATGTTTTCATACGGCTGAACTTCCTTAGGACATCTTGTTGTACACTCCATACATCTAACGCACCA containing:
- the trxA gene encoding thioredoxin; protein product: MAGKVISVNESNFEQEVLNSDLPVLVDFWAPWCGPCRLIAPIVEELAVELEGKAKVVKVNTDENPNLAMRYGIRAIPTIMVFKNGRVVDTKVGVQSKEVLKALLT
- a CDS encoding metalloregulator ArsR/SmtB family transcription factor, which produces MELKEGTKELEKWQDEQFLEDTAELLKALAHPARLKIIGFLASGKKCVKHIWEALDLPQPNVSQHLSVLRNRGILGYKREGSIVCYYIKDKRVLDLYKNLTQED
- a CDS encoding CoB--CoM heterodisulfide reductase iron-sulfur subunit B family protein, with product MKYAFYTGCSAKGVAPELYDSTKLVAEKLGMELIELEAATCCGAGAVQEKDEFLSLVINARNLALAEELGLDMLTICNTCTLMLREAKFKLDHDPEVRAAVNEVLKESGLEYKGTIEVTHFLWEVIDAVGLDKIKEMVVRPLKEFKIAPFYGCHIIRPPYLTGYEDPDNPTSIERLIEALGGTPVDHDARLACCGFHSFWSAEDKVTLRLTAMDTQAAKKEKADFMVTPCPLCHTQLDAMQPEAEEKIGVSIGMPVLHLPQLIGLAIGLKPKELGLHKHVISTKAIIEKVA